In a genomic window of Pseudomonadota bacterium:
- a CDS encoding tryptophan 7-halogenase yields MSIEDSGGTITPGYGEPSRCDVAVIGGGPAGSTVSALLAEKGWRVEVLEKDHHPRFHIGESLLPHSIPMLERLGVLDAVEGIGIRKYGAELLSPEDGRTRTVYFANAVGESRPYAYQVKRAEFDEILFRNAAAKGALVHEGVRVKRVDFRPGRPSLVHAEDRAGRTSIREARFVIDATGRDTFLSTQLGGKKPNREHKSAAVFSHFACVARQAGLDEGNISVAWFEHGWFWMIPFKDGTMSVGAVCWPYYLKARKTGLDAFLWDTIRLCPPIAERMREARSLMRAQTAGNYSYRRMTMSGAGHLFVGDAFAFVDPVFSSGVHLALNSGTLGAEVVDAYLRDSPAYPALLRDFERNVRHGVKTFSWFIYRFTQPAFRDLFLIEGSRFGIERAVLALLAGNAFGQAPGRVPVLIFKLCYYLTALFKIRGNWSAYRRRRHRSDWRAVGT; encoded by the coding sequence ATGAGCATAGAAGATAGCGGGGGCACGATCACGCCCGGATACGGCGAACCGAGCCGTTGCGATGTCGCCGTCATCGGCGGGGGGCCGGCGGGCTCGACCGTCTCGGCCTTGCTCGCGGAGAAGGGCTGGCGTGTCGAGGTACTGGAGAAGGACCACCACCCGCGCTTCCACATTGGGGAATCGCTCCTGCCGCACAGCATACCCATGCTGGAACGCCTGGGCGTCCTCGACGCCGTCGAGGGCATCGGGATCCGCAAGTACGGGGCGGAATTGCTGTCCCCCGAGGACGGCCGCACGCGCACCGTGTACTTCGCCAATGCGGTGGGGGAATCGCGGCCCTACGCCTACCAGGTGAAGCGCGCCGAGTTCGACGAGATCCTTTTCCGCAACGCCGCCGCCAAGGGCGCCCTGGTCCACGAGGGGGTGCGCGTCAAACGGGTGGATTTCCGGCCGGGCCGGCCCTCGCTGGTGCATGCCGAGGACCGCGCCGGGCGGACCTCGATCCGGGAGGCACGGTTCGTCATCGATGCCACCGGCCGCGACACCTTCCTGTCCACCCAGCTCGGCGGAAAGAAACCCAACCGCGAGCACAAGAGCGCCGCGGTCTTCAGCCATTTCGCTTGTGTCGCGCGGCAGGCGGGCCTGGACGAGGGCAACATCAGCGTGGCCTGGTTCGAGCACGGCTGGTTCTGGATGATCCCCTTCAAGGACGGCACCATGAGCGTCGGAGCAGTGTGCTGGCCGTATTATCTGAAGGCCCGCAAGACCGGCCTCGATGCGTTCCTGTGGGACACCATTCGCCTGTGCCCGCCCATCGCCGAGCGCATGCGCGAGGCCCGATCGCTCATGCGGGCCCAGACGGCGGGCAACTACTCCTACCGGCGGATGACCATGAGTGGGGCCGGCCACCTCTTCGTCGGCGATGCCTTCGCCTTCGTGGACCCGGTGTTCTCGAGCGGCGTGCACCTGGCGCTCAACAGCGGCACGCTGGGCGCCGAGGTCGTGGACGCGTATCTCCGCGACAGCCCCGCCTATCCCGCCCTCCTGCGGGATTTCGAGCGCAACGTCCGCCACGGGGTCAAGACCTTCTCCTGGTTCATCTACCGCTTCACCCAGCCGGCCTTCCGGGACCTGTTCCTGATCGAGGGCAGCCGGTTCGGCATCGAGCGGGCGGTCCTCGCGCTCCTGGCGGGCAACGCCTTCGGCCAGGCACCGGGGCGCGTCCCGGTGCTCATCTTCAAGCTGTGCTACTACCTCACGGCCCTGTTCAAGATCCGAGGGAATTGGTCCGCGTACCGGCGCCGGCGGCATCGATCGGACTGGCGCGCCGTCGGGACGTGA